In the genome of Zootoca vivipara chromosome 6, rZooViv1.1, whole genome shotgun sequence, the window CCACGACCGGTTTGATCTCTCGCGGCAGAAGCAGCAACAAATCCTTGCACTCTGGTGTTGTCCGAAAGTCCCGCCTCCCCACTTTCCCAGGAGCGTTCAGAGggatggaaggcagggaccttcagtcccagcagcagctgctctgTAGGGGCAATACTTGTTGGGAAGGGCGGCCGGGTCACATGCCATTTCCTGGACTAAAGAGTTCACTTTGCCCACAACTGACTCCGCCTCTTCGTTCTGAgctgcatctgactccagccttGGCAAGGGCTGAGACAAGTCTGCAGTTGGTGAGACCCCACGCGCCCTCGATGGATCCCCCCCTCTGCTACACCGAGCCGGGAAGGCTCTACGCAACGGCAACCCGAGAGAATCTGTTGGCCTTACCAGTGGCAACCTGCTTCCTGGGATGCTGGGGAAGTCGTGGTGTTCCATGTGGTAACCCACGTTGAAGGTGACCCAGTTCAGGGGCCCGTAGTAGGAGACAGTGTCGTAACCCTTGGCATACATGTAATGCTCAGCGATGAAGTGCCCAGCGAAGGGGTGGAGGCCCATGGCCAAGAAGGAACCGGCCACCATGTAGACCAGGGGCTTGGATCCCCATAAGCTGTATATGAGGAGGTTGTAGCCCATTTGGACAGCCAAGTTAATGACCTCCATCTTGGAGAGAGGCTTGGGGTTGATGCAGAGCGGCCGCAGGACGTAGAAGAGAGGCTGCAGGAAGAGCCAGAGGACCTTCCTCAGCGGGGTGTTGAAGAAGTGCCCCTCAAACTCGGTGGGGACGTCGACGTCCAGCCCTTCCATGGCCAGGAAGCGGTGGTGGTCGACGTGGTACTTCTTGAAGGAGGTGGCATAGGGGAAGCCGATGGGCAGGTTGGCGAACATGCCAAAGAAGCGGTTCCACTTGGCCCTCTTGTTGCCGAAAGGCACGTTGTGGGCGATGTCGTGGATGGCCAGCGTCATCGAGTGGTTGAGGCAGCCCCCGAAGGCGTAGGCCCAGAAGAAGACCCACTTCCAAGGCAAGCCCTTCACCAGGTAGCAGGCGAGAATCTGAGTcaggaccatgagggtcaccaCCCACTTCATGTTGGGATCGGGGCCCATCAGCTTCTTGATCTCCGGGTACTTGGCTGTTgtggagggaaagaggggtgAGAAGGGGAAGCAAtggcgtaataataataataataataataataataataataataataacaacaacaacaacaacaacaacaacaacaacaatgacttattatttataccctgcccatctggccgggttcccccagccactctgggcggcttccaacaaaacaccaaaatacagaaatccatcaaacattaaaagcttccctaaacagggctgccttgagatgccttctaaaggtctggtaattgttgttctctttgacctctggtgggagggcattccacagggtgggcgccactacagagaaggccctcggtagtggcacccacccttggTGTGGCAGTGAATCGCAAGCAGAGAGAGGGTGTGATTAACACTGGTGTCCTGCTgggaatttatttatgtatgctactactgcggcccgtgtttcaTTAGCCCAGAAATGTAAAACCAGCAAGGTTCCAACTAACAAAGAGtagcaacttaagttgacagaatatgcacaactcgcagacttagcatatagaataagagaacaagaaaaacatgTAAGCTGCAACATCTCCTAGTGTGTCACATAGTAATAAAGTTGGGCCATTCAGGGGCGAACGAAGGTATTGTGTATATCGCTATGTAGGGTGCATGTGCGGCGTCGCTATGTACGATGCCTGCACCGTACGTAGTGACGCTGCACATGCgttgtacatagtggtttgccgctGCCGGCGTTCCAGCATGGGGTGGTGGAAAGGCTAAATAAAAATAGGTTGTGCATAGTCTGACATGCTTTAATTTAattaatccatccatccatcaatcaaTTAAATGAAACAGAGATCTGCAGGCACACCCTTCTTGAGAATGTTTATATCTGATTTCATGGGTACATATCGGTGTGAAAGATTGGAGGAGAGATAGAGGGATTATATATGCTCACCTTTTGCTCCGGGTTTTTAAGCTCCGGGTTCATGTGGTCTTTTTCCCCCaccctggagctttccctgcaaaaacccgcTTTTTAATTCAGAAGGGGCCACCCACACCATACGTTTGAAGCGCTGTGACACCGCTTCATAAACAGTTGGGGCTCCCCTCCAGCCAATAATCCTGGGAGTCGTGTGTCACTTTCTGTTTCAGAAAGAATTCTGTAGATTTTGGCCATCTTTATAGGTGCTTGAgttaagattcctgtattgcggggggggggctagatgaccctcagggtccctgccaactctacagttctatgtttctatgactaGGCAGCAACATGTTTCCACCCAGACACGAAAGATGAGTTCCAGGAACCTTCTATAACATTCCTGAGAAATCCagtatttataattattagtagtttgcatcatatctcacctattattattttatgttatagcaagtttctagagactagattatgagtctttgtaaatggcgtttctaaaggaacttttgttattgccaactgccaatgtgtttgcattattaagtttgttaccaataaaaaaatcatttcaagtTAGAGAttcataattatttcactattaatatacttcttcttaactgtatttcagttcaatgattactttgataaaatacatattttgggatgtgcaaatggcttgagatacctattaggtccataaattaccatctagcatctattaaaaaaacaaaaacaaaaataacccagcaccatttgttgttggcaaagggcagctggacatagaaagggccccattaccttcaggagctgagggcctcatcaaacctcagtCCGGCCCTgcttgtggctggtagccatgtCGGTCCAGTTCCCTGCCCGCCTGGTCCCGGTTCACCCACTttgcccttccccccacccctccagtctCTGCCCTTTGCAGCGTCCTCCACCTGCAACCTCACCTAGGATCTCCTTCCTTCTGCTTGTGTGGGGCTGCTCCGTGTAGACCCACTCGAAGTCATCTCTGCTCCCGGTGTTGCCCATGGGGAGGACCTCTCTGAGCCTGACTCAAGAAGACTCTCCCCGCTTTTATGGAGAGTCTCTTGGGGTGTGCTCCCTACAGCCACCTTCTGAGAGTGCGGTGATGGCTCTGAGACTACCCCCGTTGAACCCAAACCCTGCCCAACCTGCTGGGCTAAAGCACCTGCTCAACCAGTTTGCCCTCCCTGAGGAATTCCTAATTCTATGGGCAACGGTGGCCGAAGGGGTGAGCCGGAATAGATTTGCGCTTTACAAAGTGTGTCATTATCACATGGAACGAACTCCTCTGTGGTGAAGAGGATGACTTGCTATCTTTGAAGGGGACGTAACTGTGGGATGCTGTGTGCGGTTCTGGTTTGCGTCGTCTGGAAAAAGGAGGGATTGTCATGCCAGGAAAGCTGTAGCAGCCAGTCAAGGGTAATCGTTAAAATCAAGAGGCTGTAGCAACTCTGCTCTCTGAAGAAAGATTTCAGCGAACTTCTGGGCCATGTTTAGGAAGGTGTGCTTTGCATCTACCTGTATACTGCTGTAGTTATTTTTCCAATTACTCTTTTGAGCGAT includes:
- the LOC118086943 gene encoding sphingolipid delta(4)-desaturase/C4-monooxygenase DES2, with the protein product MGNTGSRDDFEWVYTEQPHTSRRKEILAKYPEIKKLMGPDPNMKWVVTLMVLTQILACYLVKGLPWKWVFFWAYAFGGCLNHSMTLAIHDIAHNVPFGNKRAKWNRFFGMFANLPIGFPYATSFKKYHVDHHRFLAMEGLDVDVPTEFEGHFFNTPLRKVLWLFLQPLFYVLRPLCINPKPLSKMEVINLAVQMGYNLLIYSLWGSKPLVYMVAGSFLAMGLHPFAGHFIAEHYMYAKGYDTVSYYGPLNWVTFNVGYHMEHHDFPSIPGSRLPLVRKIAPEYYDNLPYHNSWILVLWDFVFKRELGLFSRVKRTYKGNKTL